In one window of Camelina sativa cultivar DH55 chromosome 15, Cs, whole genome shotgun sequence DNA:
- the LOC104746947 gene encoding pentatricopeptide repeat-containing protein At3g24000, mitochondrial-like codes for MFTIMATMKPAFSNSSRYPYRLLSQLKIFRRIGSVPALVSEDSDDQSNDVPLRTSSNGHEGSYIPAERRFYNMLLKKCTVFKLITHGKIVHAHLIQSIFRHDLVMYNTLLNMYAKCGSLEEARKVFDQMPERDFVTWTTLISGYSQHGRPRDALLLFDQMVRFGFSPNEFTLSSVIKAAAAETKGCCGHQLHGFCIKCGFDSNVHVGSALLDLYTRYGLMDDAQLVFDALESRNDVSWNALIAGHARRCGTEKAFELFQRMLREGFRPSHFSYASLFGACSSTGFLEQGKWVHAYMIKSGEKLVAFAGNTLLDMYAKSGSIHDARKIFDRLAKRDVVSWNSLLTAYAQHGFGKEAVCWFEEMRRGGICPNEISFLSVLTACSHSGLLDEGWHYFELMKKDGIVPKAWHYVTVVDLLGRAGDLHRALRFIEEMPIEPTAAIWKALLNACRMHKNMELGAYAAEHVFKLDPDDPGPHVILYNIYASGGRWNDAARVRKKMKESGVKKEPACSWVEIENAIHMFVANDERHPQRKEIALKWEEVYAKIKELGYVPDTSHVIVHVDQQESEVNLQYHSEKIALAFALLNTPPGSTIHIKKNIRVCGDCHSAIKLASKVVGREIIVRDTNRFHHFKDGTCSCKDYW; via the coding sequence ATGTTCACGATCATGGCGACAATGAAACCTGCATTTTCAAATTCCTCTCGTTACCCTTATCGTCTCCTCTCCCAACTGAAAATTTTCCGGCGTATAGGTTCTGTTCCGGCACTGGTATCTGAAGATTCCGACGACCAATCCAATGATGTTCCTCTCCGCACGAGTAGCAACGGTCACGAGGGCAGTTATATTCCCGCAGAGAGACGTTTCTACAACATGCTTTTAAAGAAATGTACAGTCTTTAAGTTAATCACTCATGGAAAGATCGTTCATGCTCATCTGATTCAATCCATCTTCCGTCATGACCTCGTTATGTACAACACTCTTCTCAATATGTATGCTAAATGCGGAAGTTTGGAGGAAGCTCGTAAAGTGTTCGACCAAATGCCTGAGAGAGATTTTGTTACATGGACCACTTTGATTTCTGGTTATTCGCAGCATGGTCGACCTCGTGATGCGTTACTCTTGTTTGATCAGATGGTTAGATTTGGATTTAGTCCCAATGAGTTCACTTTGTCTAGTGTCATCAAAGCTGCTGCAGCTGAGACGAAAGGTTGTTGTGGTCATCAGCTTCACGGGTTCTGTATTAAGTGTGGATTCGATTCAAATGTTCATGTTGGTAGCGCTCTTCTTGACTTGTACACACGCTATGGTCTTATGGATGATGCACAATTGGTTTTTGATGCGCTTGAGAGCAGGAATGATGTTTCTTGGAATGCTCTTATTGCTGGTCATGCTAGGAGATGTGGTACAGAGAAGGCTTTTGAGCTATTTCAACGGATGCTTAGAGAAGGTTTCAGACCTTCTCATTTCTCATACGCTAGCCTCTTTGGCGCTTGTTCCAGTACTGGGTTCTTGGAGCAAGGGAAATGGGTTCATGCGTATATGATTAAATCCGGTGAAAAGCTTGTGGCTTTTGCAGGAAACACTCTTCTTGACATGTATGCAAAATCAGGAAGCATCCATGATGCGAGAAAAATATTCGATAGATTGGCTAAAAGGGATGTGGTGTCTTGGAACTCGCTGTTAACTGCTTATGCCCAACATGGATTTGGAAAAGAAGCAGTGTGCTGGTTTGAGGAAATGAGGAGAGGTGGGATTTGTCCCAATGAGATCTCGTTTCTCTCTGTGCTTACAGCTTGCAGCCATTCTGGTCTTCTAGATGAAGGGTGGCATTACTTTGaattgatgaagaaggatgggaTAGTACCCAAGGCTTGGCACTATGTCACGGTTGTAGATCTTCTAGGGCGTGCTGGTGATCTTCATAGGGCACTGAGATTTATTGAAGAAATGCCAATAGAACCTACTGCAGCCATCTGGAAGGCCCTGCTTAACGCTTGTAGAATGCATAAGAATATGGAATTGGGAGCTTATGCGGCCGAGCATGTATTTAAACTTGACCCTGACGACCCTGGTCCTCATGTAATACTATATAACATCTATGCATCAGGTGGCAGGTGGAACGATGCTGCGAGAGTcagaaagaagatgaaggaaaGTGGAGTAAAGAAGGAACCTGCTTGCAGTTGGGTGGAGATTGAGAATGCTATCCACATGTTTGTGGCGAATGATGAACGTCATCCACAGAGGAAGGAGATTGCTCTCAAGTGGGAAGAGGTTTATGCAAAGATCAAGGAGTTGGGATATGTGCCAGACACCAGCCATGTAATAGTCCATGTGGATCAACAGGAGAGCGAAGTGAATTTACAATATCATAGCGAGAAAATTGCATTGGCATTTGCGCTTCTCAACACTCCTCCTGGATCAACCATACACATCAAGAAGAACATCCGTGTTTGCGGGGATTGTCATTCAGCAATCAAATTGGCTTCAAAGGTGGTTGGGAGAGAAATCATAGTGAGAGATACCAATCGGTTCCACCATTTTAAGGATGGTACTTGTTCTTGCAAGGATTATTGGTAG
- the LOC104746948 gene encoding chaperonin CPN60, mitochondrial, protein MYRFASNLASKARIAQNARQVSSRMSWSRNYAAKEIKFGVEARALMLKGVEDLADAVKVTMGPKGRNVVIEQSWGAPKVTKDGVTVAKSIEFKDKIKNVGASLVKQVANATNDVAGDGTTCATVLTRAIFTEGCKSVAAGMNAMDLRRGISMAVDSVVTNLKSKARMISTSEEIAQVGTISANGEREIGELIAKAMEKVGKEGVITIQDGKTLFNELEVVEGMKLDRGYTSPYFITNQKTQKCELDDPLILIHEKKISSINSIVKVLELALKRQRPLLIVSEDVESDALATLILNKLRAGIKVCAIKAPGFGENRKANLQDLAALTGGEVITEELGMNLEKVDLGMLGTCKKVTVSKDDTVILDGAGDKKGIEERCEQIRSAIELSTSDYDKEKLQERLAKLSGGVAVLKIGGASEAEVGEKKDRVTDALNATKAAVEEGILPGGGVALLYAARELEKLPTANFDQKIGVQIIQNALKTPVHTIASNAGVEGAVIVGKLLEQDNTDLGYDAAKGEYVDMVKAGIIDPLKVIRTALVDAASVSSLLTTTEAVVVDLPKDDSESAGAGAGMGGMGGMDY, encoded by the exons ATGTATCGTTTCGCTTCTAACCTCGCCTCCAAGGCAAG GATTGCTCAAAACGCTCGCCAG GTTTCAAGCAGAATGAGCTGGAGCAGGAACTATGCAGCCAAAGAAATTAAGTTTGGTGTTGAAGCTCGAGCTTTGATGCTTAAGGGTGTTGAAGATCTTGCTGATGCTGTTAAAGTCACCATGGGTCCTAAG GGACGTAATGTTGTGATTGAGCAAAGTTGGGGTGCTCCTAAAGTGACAAAAGATGGTGTGACAGTTGCCAAAAGCATTGAGTTCAAGGACAAAATCAAGAACGTTGGTGCCAGTCTTGTCAAGCAGGTTGCAAATGCTACTAATGATGTTGCTGGTGATG GTACCACTTGTGCTACTGTCCTCACCCGGGCTATATTCACCGAAGGTTGCAAATCAGTTGCCGCAGGGATGAATGCGATGGACTTGAGACGAGGTATCTCCATGGCAGTTGATTCTGTGGTGACAAACCTTAAAAGCAAGGCGAGGATGATCAGCACATCTGAAGAGATTGCACAGGTTGGGACCATTTCTGCCAATGGAGAGAGGGAAATTGGTGAGCTTATTGCAAAGGCTATGGAGAAGGTTGGCAAAGAAGGTGTAATCACAATCCAA GATGGAAAGACACTGTTTAACGAGTTGGAAGTTGTAGAGGGGATGAAATTGGACAGAGGTTATACGTCCCCATACTTTATTACTAatcaaaaaacccaaaaatgt GAACTAGACGATCCTCTCATTCTTATCCATGAGAAGAAGATCTCAAGTATCAACTCTATCGTGAAAGTGTTGGAGTTGGCTCTGAAG AGGCAAAGACCACTGTTGATTGTTTCTGAAGATGTGGAAAGTGATGCTCTTGCAACTCTTATCCTTAACAAGCTCCGTGCCGGAATCAAG GTCTGTGCCATCAAGGCCCCTGGGTTTGGAGAGAATAGGAAGGCCAATTTGCAAGACCTTGCTGCCCTTACTGGTGGAGAG GTTATCACGGAAGAGCTTGGCATGAATCTGGAGAAGGTGGACCTGGGCATGCTAGGAACCTGCAAAAAG GTTACAGTCTCCAAGGACGACACTGTTATTCTTGATGGCGCTGGTGACAAGAAAGGCATTGAGGAACGATGTGAGCAG ATTAGGTCAGCAATTGAACTGAGCACCTCAGATTATGACAAGGAGAAACTGCAAGAACGGTTGGCTAAGCTATCTGGAGGTGTTGCAGTTTTGAAG ATTGGAGGAGCAAGTGAAGCTGAAGTTGGTGAGAAGAAAGACAGAGTGACAGATGCTTTGAATGCCACTAAAGCAGCTGTTGAAGAGGGTATTTTGCCAG GAGGAGGTGTGGCTCTTCTATATGCAGCGAGAGAGTTGGAAAAACTCCCAACAGCCAACTTTGATCAGAAGATTGGTGTGCAGATCATTCAGAACGCATTGAAG ACTCCTGTTCACACAATCGCTTCAAATGCTGGAGTTGAAGGTGCCGTTATTGTTGGCAAGCTCTTGGAACAAGATAACACAGACCTCGGTTATGATGCAGCTAAAG GTgaatatgtggatatggtgaaagCTGGAATCATAGACCCTCTGAAAGTGATCAGGACGGCTCTGGTTGATGCTGCCAG TGTGTCATCTTTGTTGACAACAACTGAAGCTGTAGTGGTTGATCTTCCGAAAGACGATAGTGAGTCAGCAGGAGCTGGAGCAGGCATGGGTGGAATGGGAGGCATGGACTACTAG
- the LOC104746950 gene encoding uncharacterized protein LOC104746950 isoform X1 produces the protein MASANSRRQDIAEAGRRKLEQFRKQKAAKKASQSTSTTQQPVDNSQQSVSDSDGPLASLPNGPLTQVSSNETHVHNLSFSNIATPNDASNQDDGQEESVGKVDFSNSLELIGSTKDLTVNNRPDVVPYSNIDKQSSGSFNRASTLRESDGVVKGSSPFSGSTLLSTSMQMDGFIHGGGLITPRKDSLQPTTRMVGSFHEVAKDHQGSGELGGGSIVQKPTLSSSYLFSSPDTSSRPSESSDYSVNITSSSPFNSAKSEASVKRSRPSFLDSLNISRAPETQTQYQHPEIEADLVTSSGSQLTGSDGFGPSSLQYISGNRDSNGPSLTSGAYDSPNPFEKFRSSLYPAANGVMPGFTDFSMPKQNDDFTALEQHIEDLTQEKFSLQRDLDASRALAESLASENSSMTDTYNQQRGLVNQLKDDMERLYEQIQAQMGELESVRNEYANAQLECNAADERSQILASEVISLEDKALRLRSNELKLERELENAQAEMLSSTKKLQSLEKDRQDLQSTIKALQEEKKVLQTMVQKASTGGKSTDLSKSSTSRKNASTSTEGLALSDTTPEISNQETDSTTMLERDSSNTAIVPETRQLTLEGFSLSVPADQMRVIHNINTLIAELAIEKEELVQALSSELSRSAQVQELNKELSRKLEAQTKRLELLTAQKMAIDNVSPEKLQPDSHVVQERTPIADEGDEVVERVLGWIMKMFPGGPSKRRTSKLL, from the exons ATGGCATCAGCTAATTCTCGTAGGCAAGATATCGCTGAAGCTGGACGCCGTAAG CTTGAGCAGTTTCGGAAACAAAAAGCAGCAAAAAAGGCATCACAGAGTACTAGTACCACACAGCAGCCTGTTGATAATAGCCAGCAAAGTGTCTCAGATTCAGATGGACCTCTTGCATCTCTGCCTAATGGACCTCTCACTCAAGTTTCCTCTAATGAAACCCATGTACATAATTTATCATTTTCGAATATAGCAACACCGAATGATGCAAGTAATCAAGATGATGGTCAGGAGGAATCAGTGGGAAAAGTTGATTTTTCTAATAGCTTAGAGTTGATTGGTTCCACAAAGGACTTAACAGTGAATAATAGGCCTGACGTTGTACCTTATAGCAATATAGACAAGCAATCGAGTGGAAGTTTTAATCGTGCTTCTACTCTAAGAGAAAGTGATGGTGTTGTTAAAGGCTCATCTCCTTTTTCTGGAAGCACTCTGCTATCAACCTCGATGCAAATGGACGGTTTCATTCATGGCGGTGGATTAATCACACCAAGAAAAG ACTCTTTACAACCTACTACCAGGATGGTAGGGTCTTTTCACGAAGTTGCCAAAGACCATCAGGGAAGTGGTGAACTAGGAGGAGGTAGCATTGTGCAGAAGCCAACTTTGTCTAGCAGTTATTTGTTTAGTTCTCCAGACACATCATCTCGACCTTCTGAATCTTCAGATTACAGTGTAAATATCACAAGCTCTTCACCATTTAACTCAGCTAAAAGTGAAGCATCTGTGAAGAGATCTCGTCCGTCTTTCCTTGATTCCCTCAATATTTCAAGAGCTCCAGAGACTCAAACTCAATATCAACACCCTGAGATTGAAGCAGATTTGGTTACATCCAGTGGTTCCCAACTAACTGGCAGTGATGGTTTTGGGCCATCTTCGCTTCAATATATATCAGGGAACAGAGACAGTAATGGGCCATCTTTGACAAGTGGAGCATATGATTCTCCTAATCCATTTGAAAAGTTCCGGAGTTCTTTGTATCCTGCTGCCAATGGAGTAATGCCAGGTTTTACTGATTTCTCCATGCCAAAACAAAATGATGATTTTACTGCTCTGGAACAG CATATTGAGGATTTAACACAAGAAAAATTTTCACTGCAAAGGGATCTTGATGCCTCACGTGCGCTGGCAGAATCCTTAGCATCAGAAAATTCTTCGATGACAGACACTTATAACCAGCAG AGAGGTCTTGTCAACCAACTAAAAGATGACATGGAGAGGCTATATGAACAGATCCAAGCCCAAATG GGGGAACTTGAGTCTGTCCGGAATGAGTATGCTAATGCACAGCTAGAATGTAATGCTGCTGATGAGCGTTCCCAAATACTGGCTTCTGAAGTCATCAGTTTGGAAGATAAG GCTCTCAGACTCAGATCTAATGAGTTAAAGCTGGAGAGGGAACTGGAGAATGCACAAGCAGAAATGTTATCTTCCAC GAAAAAATTACAGAGCCTAGAGAAAGATCGTCAAGATTTACAATCTACTATTAAAGCTCTTCAAGAAG AGAAGAAGGTCCTACAGACTATGGTGCAGAAAGCTTCTACTGGTGGAAAATCCACTGATCTGAGTAAAAGCTCAACTAGCCGAAAAAATGCGTCAACCTCTACCGAAGGTCTAG CACTCTCAGATACTACGCCAGAGATTTCCAACCAGGAAACAGATTCCACTACTATGCTTGAAAGGGATTCATCGAATACAGCTATCGTTCCTGAAACTCGACAATTAACTCTTGAAGGTTTTTCATTGAGCGTCCCAGCTGATCAGATGAGAGTGATTCATAACATTAATACGCTGATTGCTGAG TTGGCAATTGAGAAGGAAGAACTGGTGCAAGCACTGTCATCTGAGTTATCTCGAAGTGCGCAGGTGCAG GAACTGAACAAAGAGTTATCCAGAAAACTTGAAGCGCAGACCAAAAGGTTAGAGCTTCTAACAGCGCAGAAGATGGCCATAGACAATGTTTCACCTGAGAAGCTGCAGCCGGATTCTCATGTTGTTCAAGAGAGAACACCGATTGCAGATGAAGGCGATGAG GTGGTCGAAAGGGTTTTAGGATGGATTATGAAGATGTTCCCAGGAGGACCGTCGAAAAGAAGGACAAGCAAGCTTCTCTAA
- the LOC104746950 gene encoding uncharacterized protein LOC104746950 isoform X2, producing MASANSRRQDIAEAGRRKLEQFRKQKAAKKASQSTSTTQQPVDNSQQSVSDSDGPLASLPNGPLTQVSSNETHVHNLSFSNIATPNDASNQDDGQEESVGKVDFSNSLELIGSTKDLTVNNRPDVVPYSNIDKQSSGSFNRASTLRESDGVVKGSSPFSGSTLLSTSMQMDGFIHGGGLITPRKDSLQPTTRMVGSFHEVAKDHQGSGELGGGSIVQKPTLSSSYLFSSPDTSSRPSESSDYSVNITSSSPFNSAKSEASVKRSRPSFLDSLNISRAPETQTQYQHPEIEADLVTSSGSQLTGSDGFGPSSLQYISGNRDSNGPSLTSGAYDSPNPFEKFRSSLYPAANGVMPGFTDFSMPKQNDDFTALEQHIEDLTQEKFSLQRDLDASRALAESLASENSSMTDTYNQQRGLVNQLKDDMERLYEQIQAQMGELESVRNEYANAQLECNAADERSQILASEVISLEDKALRLRSNELKLERELENAQAEMLSSTKKLQSLEKDRQDLQSTIKALQEEKKVLQTMVQKASTGGKSTDLSKSSTSRKNASTSTEGLDTTPEISNQETDSTTMLERDSSNTAIVPETRQLTLEGFSLSVPADQMRVIHNINTLIAELAIEKEELVQALSSELSRSAQVQELNKELSRKLEAQTKRLELLTAQKMAIDNVSPEKLQPDSHVVQERTPIADEGDEVVERVLGWIMKMFPGGPSKRRTSKLL from the exons ATGGCATCAGCTAATTCTCGTAGGCAAGATATCGCTGAAGCTGGACGCCGTAAG CTTGAGCAGTTTCGGAAACAAAAAGCAGCAAAAAAGGCATCACAGAGTACTAGTACCACACAGCAGCCTGTTGATAATAGCCAGCAAAGTGTCTCAGATTCAGATGGACCTCTTGCATCTCTGCCTAATGGACCTCTCACTCAAGTTTCCTCTAATGAAACCCATGTACATAATTTATCATTTTCGAATATAGCAACACCGAATGATGCAAGTAATCAAGATGATGGTCAGGAGGAATCAGTGGGAAAAGTTGATTTTTCTAATAGCTTAGAGTTGATTGGTTCCACAAAGGACTTAACAGTGAATAATAGGCCTGACGTTGTACCTTATAGCAATATAGACAAGCAATCGAGTGGAAGTTTTAATCGTGCTTCTACTCTAAGAGAAAGTGATGGTGTTGTTAAAGGCTCATCTCCTTTTTCTGGAAGCACTCTGCTATCAACCTCGATGCAAATGGACGGTTTCATTCATGGCGGTGGATTAATCACACCAAGAAAAG ACTCTTTACAACCTACTACCAGGATGGTAGGGTCTTTTCACGAAGTTGCCAAAGACCATCAGGGAAGTGGTGAACTAGGAGGAGGTAGCATTGTGCAGAAGCCAACTTTGTCTAGCAGTTATTTGTTTAGTTCTCCAGACACATCATCTCGACCTTCTGAATCTTCAGATTACAGTGTAAATATCACAAGCTCTTCACCATTTAACTCAGCTAAAAGTGAAGCATCTGTGAAGAGATCTCGTCCGTCTTTCCTTGATTCCCTCAATATTTCAAGAGCTCCAGAGACTCAAACTCAATATCAACACCCTGAGATTGAAGCAGATTTGGTTACATCCAGTGGTTCCCAACTAACTGGCAGTGATGGTTTTGGGCCATCTTCGCTTCAATATATATCAGGGAACAGAGACAGTAATGGGCCATCTTTGACAAGTGGAGCATATGATTCTCCTAATCCATTTGAAAAGTTCCGGAGTTCTTTGTATCCTGCTGCCAATGGAGTAATGCCAGGTTTTACTGATTTCTCCATGCCAAAACAAAATGATGATTTTACTGCTCTGGAACAG CATATTGAGGATTTAACACAAGAAAAATTTTCACTGCAAAGGGATCTTGATGCCTCACGTGCGCTGGCAGAATCCTTAGCATCAGAAAATTCTTCGATGACAGACACTTATAACCAGCAG AGAGGTCTTGTCAACCAACTAAAAGATGACATGGAGAGGCTATATGAACAGATCCAAGCCCAAATG GGGGAACTTGAGTCTGTCCGGAATGAGTATGCTAATGCACAGCTAGAATGTAATGCTGCTGATGAGCGTTCCCAAATACTGGCTTCTGAAGTCATCAGTTTGGAAGATAAG GCTCTCAGACTCAGATCTAATGAGTTAAAGCTGGAGAGGGAACTGGAGAATGCACAAGCAGAAATGTTATCTTCCAC GAAAAAATTACAGAGCCTAGAGAAAGATCGTCAAGATTTACAATCTACTATTAAAGCTCTTCAAGAAG AGAAGAAGGTCCTACAGACTATGGTGCAGAAAGCTTCTACTGGTGGAAAATCCACTGATCTGAGTAAAAGCTCAACTAGCCGAAAAAATGCGTCAACCTCTACCGAAGGTCTAG ATACTACGCCAGAGATTTCCAACCAGGAAACAGATTCCACTACTATGCTTGAAAGGGATTCATCGAATACAGCTATCGTTCCTGAAACTCGACAATTAACTCTTGAAGGTTTTTCATTGAGCGTCCCAGCTGATCAGATGAGAGTGATTCATAACATTAATACGCTGATTGCTGAG TTGGCAATTGAGAAGGAAGAACTGGTGCAAGCACTGTCATCTGAGTTATCTCGAAGTGCGCAGGTGCAG GAACTGAACAAAGAGTTATCCAGAAAACTTGAAGCGCAGACCAAAAGGTTAGAGCTTCTAACAGCGCAGAAGATGGCCATAGACAATGTTTCACCTGAGAAGCTGCAGCCGGATTCTCATGTTGTTCAAGAGAGAACACCGATTGCAGATGAAGGCGATGAG GTGGTCGAAAGGGTTTTAGGATGGATTATGAAGATGTTCCCAGGAGGACCGTCGAAAAGAAGGACAAGCAAGCTTCTCTAA